In Flavobacteriales bacterium, the genomic stretch CATTTTAGTAAACTTTTATTTGACACGAAATAAACTCCCCATCCAATTAAGCCTCCCAATATTCCTCCAACAAAAACATCTGATGGGTAATGCACTCCTAAATACATTCTACTATAAGCTATTAAACCGGCCCATGCCAACAACCAATAAATAATCACTTTATTTTTTGCTTTATAAAACAACCCTAAAGTTGTTGCTATTGCAAACATATTGGCCGAGTGAGAAGAAACGAAGCCATACAGCCCCCCTTTATAATTGTTGACAAAATGCAAAGACTTAGACAACTCTAAATGATGAGAAGGACGATATCGTTGAAAAACTTCTTTAAATAAATATTTTGCACTTAAATCTGCTAAACCTACAGCAACTCCTCCCATTACAATCATTAACACTCCTGTTTTCCACCCGTAAAAACGAACTGCTATTACAAGAAAAAAGAGGTAAAAAGGTATCCCAAATTTAGCGTCACTTACCCACCACATAATCTGATCCCAAAAGGGACTGTGCCAACCATTGATAAACAATAGTAACTTTTGATCAATATTTTCTAAATATTCTATCAATTTTTCTTTTCCAACTCTAAATCAACTCTTTCTAAATCTTGGTAAAATGACTCTCCAAACTTTCTGACAATAGGTTCTTTCAAGAATTGATAAGTTTTAACATTCAATTTTTCACCAAGTTTACAAGCATCATTACAAATATTCCAACGGTTATAATTAACAGCTAGGTAATTACGTAATTTAGCAACCCTAATTGGATAAAGATGACATGATATTGGTTTTTTATAGGTGATATCACCTTGGTTATAAGCCTCTTCAATCGCACACTTTGTGATGTTATTCTCATCAAAAAAGACAAAAGCACATTCAGCTCCATTGACCAAAGTTGTAACAGGTTCATTATCTTGATCCATATAAAAAACTCCTGTTTTTTTGACAGCTTCAATTCCTTCTTTTCTCATATAAGGAAGAATGGCTTCTAAATGCTCTTCTATAATTCCGACTTCCTCCTCTTCCAATGGAGCTCCATTATCTCCCTCTACACAACAAGCCCCTTTGCAAGCATTTAAATCACACACAAAACGTTTTTCAAAAACATCTAATGAAATTAATTTATCATCAATCTCAACCATACCCAGTTCTATAATTATTTTAAATATATCTAAAAGCGAAATTATACTTTTTTCTCAAGATAGGAATAAAACGCAGTCGCTTTTTTCAAACTATTTAACAAGCCTCTTTTCTCTTTTAAATCCACAAACAATCAACAGCTCCTATTCCAAATTTTGAGCAAAAATAAGTTTGTAAACATCCCCTTTTTAAGAACTCCTCCATTTTTTATCCGAAATACAAAAACAATTTGTAACTTTGTTTGTGAACCAAATACAATTTAATTAATTCAATGGAGCAAAATGCGAATGCTTTGGATCGTTTAGGAAATGCTGTTCAGGAATTGATGGACAGGTATCAGCAGCTAGAGACTATCAACACAACGTTGAGTCAAAATGTTACTGAATTAAATGAGCAGTTGAGTAAAAAGCAGAATGAGATTGATACGATTAATGAACAGTATAAGGTTTTAAAAATGGCAAAATCTTTAGAGGGGGCTTCAAGTGAAAACAAGGAAGTAAAACTGAAGATTAATGAAATGGTAAGAGAAATAGATAAGTGCATTGCACTACTTAATAAATAATTGAAATTAACAACATGAGTTCGACGCTTTCTATAAAGGTTAATATTGCCGGAAGGACTTATCCACTTACGATAGATCGTAGTGAGGAGGAGGTCATTAGAAAAGCTGCTGATGCTATTAATAAAAACATCAAAGATTTACAGTCTAATTATGCTGTAAGGGATATGCAAGATTTAATTGCAATGACGTCCTTACAATTTTCCACTGATTTGTTGAAACAGAATAAAACTGTTGAGCAAGAGAAAAACGATCAAAAAGTGGAAGCATTAGTCCAAAAAATTGATCAGTTTTTAAATCAATAATTTTCTTTCCTTTTTATGTTTTGCTATTTAGTTAGTGTGTAAACAAGATTAATTTAAATGTTCAATCGGTGTAGCAATTGCTATACACAA encodes the following:
- a CDS encoding phosphatase PAP2 family protein, coding for MIEYLENIDQKLLLFINGWHSPFWDQIMWWVSDAKFGIPFYLFFLVIAVRFYGWKTGVLMIVMGGVAVGLADLSAKYLFKEVFQRYRPSHHLELSKSLHFVNNYKGGLYGFVSSHSANMFAIATTLGLFYKAKNKVIIYWLLAWAGLIAYSRMYLGVHYPSDVFVGGILGGLIGWGVYFVSNKSLLKWE
- a CDS encoding DUF3109 family protein, whose translation is MVEIDDKLISLDVFEKRFVCDLNACKGACCVEGDNGAPLEEEEVGIIEEHLEAILPYMRKEGIEAVKKTGVFYMDQDNEPVTTLVNGAECAFVFFDENNITKCAIEEAYNQGDITYKKPISCHLYPIRVAKLRNYLAVNYNRWNICNDACKLGEKLNVKTYQFLKEPIVRKFGESFYQDLERVDLELEKKN
- a CDS encoding cell division protein ZapA yields the protein MSSTLSIKVNIAGRTYPLTIDRSEEEVIRKAADAINKNIKDLQSNYAVRDMQDLIAMTSLQFSTDLLKQNKTVEQEKNDQKVEALVQKIDQFLNQ